From a single Paenibacillus sp. FSL R5-0345 genomic region:
- a CDS encoding 1,4-dihydroxy-6-naphthoate synthase → MTTELNIAFSPCPNDTFVFHAWAHGLVPDAPQLNVTYADIDITNTLAANGEGPEVLKISYAALPWVLDRYKLLPCGGALGRGCGPLLLTASGPTAIKRPEKLAGRRIAVPSERSTAYLLFRLWAAQHVTGGIGEIIVMPFDEIMPAVRDGHIDAGLVIHEARFTYASYGLNMLTDLGSWWESDTGLPIPLGAIIARRDLDADAIIGWIRSSLQYAWDHPTDSRDYVLSHAQELAPEVAKSHIDLYVNDFSMNLGDDGYAAISALLNRAAAEGLVPAIDPALLR, encoded by the coding sequence ATGACAACTGAGCTTAATATCGCTTTTTCCCCTTGCCCTAACGATACCTTTGTATTTCATGCCTGGGCACACGGGCTTGTCCCGGATGCACCACAACTTAATGTAACCTATGCCGACATTGATATTACTAACACACTCGCTGCTAACGGAGAAGGACCTGAGGTCCTTAAAATCTCCTATGCCGCTCTACCTTGGGTTCTTGATCGCTACAAACTGCTGCCATGCGGCGGTGCACTGGGTCGTGGCTGCGGCCCGCTGCTTCTTACAGCAAGTGGCCCAACAGCGATCAAACGTCCCGAGAAGCTGGCCGGGCGCCGGATTGCAGTGCCTAGCGAACGCTCTACAGCATATTTACTCTTCAGATTATGGGCAGCACAGCATGTGACGGGAGGCATTGGCGAAATCATTGTCATGCCTTTCGATGAGATCATGCCTGCCGTTCGCGATGGACATATCGATGCCGGGCTGGTGATTCACGAAGCCCGCTTTACTTACGCGTCTTATGGTCTTAATATGCTGACTGACCTTGGCAGCTGGTGGGAAAGCGATACCGGATTGCCAATTCCACTGGGTGCGATCATTGCTCGCCGCGATCTGGATGCCGATGCCATTATTGGCTGGATTCGCAGCTCTCTTCAATATGCGTGGGATCATCCTACCGATTCTAGAGACTATGTGCTTAGTCATGCTCAAGAGCTGGCTCCAGAAGTGGCCAAATCTCATATTGATCTCTATGTGAACGACTTCTCGATGAACCTAGGCGATGACGGTTACGCTGCAATTTCCGCCTTACTAAATCGCGCTGCAGCAGAAGGACTTGTCCCTGCGATCGATCCTGCATTACTTCGGTAG
- a CDS encoding class I SAM-dependent methyltransferase — MIPENNSKQNIDRFLGFQDDYDRYRPEAPAMIIKLLTDYLGTSPSLIADIGCGTGLSTFLWKGVADSIIGIEPNPDMLGKAIDKLSQIEDPQSITFVQAYSNQLPLAADSVDIVTCSQSFHWMDPQSTLREISRVLRTGGIFAAYDCDWPLPLHQKVEERYNQLISKSEELLTSLLPDAERAYKWDKEGHLSQIQASGAFSFAREIVFHNLESCDSGRYVGLALSQGGIRTVLKQDAALLDQDIADFSAAVEDHFQGRTLEVLISYRMRIGIK; from the coding sequence ATGATACCTGAAAACAATAGTAAGCAGAATATCGACCGATTCCTAGGCTTTCAAGATGACTATGACCGCTACCGCCCCGAAGCTCCTGCCATGATTATCAAACTGCTGACCGATTACTTAGGCACCTCACCTTCACTCATCGCAGATATAGGCTGTGGTACGGGCTTATCTACTTTTCTGTGGAAGGGTGTAGCGGACAGCATCATCGGCATTGAACCGAATCCAGATATGCTGGGAAAAGCAATCGATAAATTAAGCCAAATAGAAGATCCCCAATCCATCACATTTGTACAAGCTTATTCTAACCAGCTTCCACTTGCAGCAGACAGCGTAGACATTGTGACCTGCTCACAGTCATTCCACTGGATGGATCCTCAAAGTACACTTCGAGAAATATCCCGGGTCTTAAGAACGGGCGGCATCTTCGCGGCCTACGATTGCGACTGGCCCCTCCCCCTTCATCAGAAGGTAGAAGAACGTTACAACCAACTAATCTCCAAATCAGAGGAACTGCTCACCTCACTCTTACCGGATGCAGAGAGAGCTTACAAATGGGACAAAGAAGGGCATTTGTCACAGATTCAGGCTAGTGGCGCATTCTCTTTTGCTAGAGAAATCGTATTTCATAATCTAGAGTCCTGTGATTCAGGGCGCTATGTAGGACTCGCTCTAAGCCAAGGTGGAATACGAACCGTGCTGAAGCAAGACGCTGCCTTACTCGATCAAGACATTGCTGATTTCAGCGCTGCCGTCGAAGATCATTTCCAAGGACGCACCTTAGAGGTTCTGATCAGCTACCGAATGAGAATCGGCATCAAATAA